A part of Aspergillus flavus chromosome 1, complete sequence genomic DNA contains:
- a CDS encoding flavonol reductase, translated as MSSDDLVIPKGSLVVVTGANGFIGSHVVDQLLQHGYNVRGTVRNIAKNSWLNDYFSAKYGPGRFSLAEVPDMSHEGAFDEVVKGAAGIAHVATPVRQFHDPNIAVPMVVNGTVNVLASAAAEPLVRRVVITSSSTAAASPQPNKVFTMDEKTWNETAVKAAWAPPPYEGLQRRLDVYSATKTQAEQAAWKFMEDKKPDFVLNTVLPNVNMGTILSPENQGYPSSGGWVKAVWDGFPGEEGEKLKYNPPQYYINVQDDALVHVAALIYPDVQNERLFAFAHPYSWNDILDALRRLYPQQKFIDDIPNIGEDKSKVANQRAEELLKRVSGLPAWTSLEQSVHDATKAWV; from the coding sequence ATGTCTTCTGATGATCTGGTTATCCCAAAGGGCTCCCTCGTCGTCGTGACGGGAGCTAATGGCTTTATTGGCAGCCATGTGGTCGATCAGCTACTCCAACACGGGTACAATGTCCGAGGCACTGTGAGAAACATCGCGAAAAACTCGTGGTTGAATGATTACTTCAGTGCAAAATATGGCCCGGGACGATTCTCTCTCGCCGAAGTTCCTGATATGTCCCATGAAGGTGCGTTCGACGAGGTCGTCAAGGGCGCAGCTGGTATAGCCCACGTGGCAACACCTGTGAGGCAGTTTCACGACCCCAATATCGCCGTTCCTATGGTCGTCAACGGAACCGTCAACGTGCTGGCCTCTGCCGCGGCCGAGCCCTTGGTGCGCCGTGTTGTTATCACCTCGTCTTCGACAGCAGCCGCCAGTCCACAGCCGAACAAGGTGTTCACTATGGATGAGAAGACTTGGAATGAAACAGCTGTCAAAGCTGCCTGGGCACCCCCTCCTTACGAAGGGTTGCAGCGACGCCTGGATGTCTACTCTGCCACTAAAACACAAGCTGAACAAGCCGCGTGGAAGTTCATGGAGGATAAGAAGCCGGACTTCGTCCTGAACACTGTACTCCCGAATGTCAACATGGGCACCATTCTCTCCCCCGAAAATCAGGGCTATCCCAGCAGCGGCGGCTGGGTCAAGGCTGTATGGGATGGATTCCCGGGcgaggaaggggagaagCTCAAGTACAACCCGCCACAGTACTATATCAATGTCCAGGATGACGCACTTGTTCATGTCGCTGCTCTAATTTATCCGGATGTACAGAATGAGCGACTCTTCGCATTTGCACACCCCTATTCGTGGAACGACATCCTAGATGCCCTGCGACGACTGTATCCTCAGCAGAAGTTCATCGACGACATCCCGAATATTGGCGAAGATAAGAGCAAGGTCGCTAACCA